The following coding sequences lie in one Mercenaria mercenaria strain notata chromosome 5, MADL_Memer_1, whole genome shotgun sequence genomic window:
- the LOC128557102 gene encoding myb-like protein X — protein MSDSEEDFASADEGEVESTLAGTPKVQPEESATAVKKKVKEQEKESNIVGSADKGEVAAKGDKSVYDDTPNQSKKDSKMSEKGMKGPSGRGNGKEITKPKAGAAIKENSADEKSKQKPQSSKSKKGKQKGGKGKTVQSEGDSRSNRKDFDKNTGNKNSVDICEGAAVKVKNEEKIENTDEILKPEANESMNIEKKNENRSEKETENSKDLKLESVKVTATPSDKDIDLESTPKEKKEIVTDSLESLALEQKANMIKSPSSQSITRPEPDHTEKEDAVLNKLAEAANETKGGWGWGWGSSLLEVASSSVSTFTSQVEFRCPWQLKEKL, from the exons ATGTCAGACTCGGAGGAAGATTTTGCCAGTGCAGATGAAGGGGAAGTGGAATCCACCTTAGCtg GCACTCCAAAAGTGCAACCAGAGGAGTCTGCAACAGCTGTGAAGAAAAAAGTTAAAGAACAGGAAAAAGAAAGCAATATTGTTGGAAGTGCTGATAAAGGTGAAGTTGCTGCAAAGGGTGATAAATCAGTTTATGATGATACTCCAAACCAAAGTAAAAAGGACAGCAAGATGTCTGAAAAGGGTATGAAAGGTCCATCAGGCAGGGGAAATGGAAAAGAAATCACCAAACCTAAAGCAGGAGCTGCAATAAAAGAAAATAGTGCTGATGAAAAATCTAAGCAAAAACCTCAAAGTAGTAAGAGTAAGAAGGGAAAGCAGAAAGGTGGAAAAGGTAAAACTGTTCAGAGTGAAGGAGACTCGCGTTCTAATAGGAAAGACTTTGATAAAAATACTGGTAACAAAAATTCTGTTGACATTTGTGAAGGAGCTGCTGTTAAAGtaaaaaatgaagagaaaattgaaaatactgaTGAAATCCTTAAACCTGAAGCAAACGAATCTATGaacattgaaaagaaaaatgagaaCAGAAGTGAAAAGGAAACTGAAAATTCTAAGGATTTGAAATTAGAAAGTGTTAAAGTTACTGCCACACCATCAGACAAAGATATTGATCTTGAAAGTAcaccaaaagaaaaaaaggaaatagtAACAGATTCATTGGAAAGCTTGGCACTGGAGCAAAAAGCGAACATGATAAAATCACCATCATCACAAAGCATAACAAGACCAGAGCCAGATCATACTGAGAAAGAGGATGCAGTCCTTAATAAGCTAGCTGAAGCTGCAAATGAAACAAAG GGTGGCTGGGGCTGGGGTTGGGGATCTTCACTTCTGGAGGTAGCATCTAGCTCTGTGTCAACATTTACTAGTCAAGTTG AATTTAGGTGTCCATGGCAGCTAAAAGAAAAACTGTAA